GAGGGAACCATGTCCACCCACTTCCACCATGAGAGCCACGGCAACCACCCGCTCAGTTTCGTCGGTTTCCTACTCACACTCGGCGGTTTCTTGTCGGCCGCACTGTGGCTGGTCCACATGGCTGCCGGCAACACGGGCCTTGCAGTTCTCTTCGCGCTGGTCATGCTCGCCGCGTTCACTTGCGCGATCTCGATCTTCTACACGATCGGCCACCGGTATCACCACAGCCCGGTCCTGCCGGACAACACAGATGCAGAAACCGAGCGCTACATCCGCAAGTATCGCGGAGCCGGGCGTACCGCCCACTGAAGCGCTCGGTTTCTCGTTGACGCCGGTCGATGCACCCTGATCCCAGGGCGCATCGACCAGGCTCTGTCCGGCCTAGTTCTGCTCGGGCAGTGATTCGTACTGTGCGACAGCCTTGTTCAGCTGATCGAGGGCCTGACCGTAACCGGCGAAGTCGCCCTTGGTCTGCGCATCGCGCAGCGCGCCGAGGGCATCCCCGATCGCCTTCACCGCGGCGTCGCGTTCGGGTGTTCCGCCCTGCGGCGGCGTCGGCAGCTGCGGGTTCGTCGTGCCACCCTGCTGCTCGGACTGGTCCGGCTCGTTCTCGGACTGCTGCTCGCCGGGAACCACACCGGCGGCCGGCGTGATCCCGACCTGGCGCAGCGCCTCGGCTGTCGTCGGCGCGTAACCGATCCGGGCCTCACGCTCCTTCGGCTCGTAGCGGGTGATCACCCGGAAGAGCCGCGGGAAGGCTTCTTCGCCCTGGGCCTGTGCGTACATCGGAACCACGTAGAGGATTCCGTTGTCGCCGACCGGCAGCGTCAGCAGGTTACCGAACGTCACCTTGGCCGTGTTCTCGAGAGCCTTCAGCGATTCGGCGACTCGACCATCGGTCTTCATCGGGTTGAAGGCCTGCTTCGGTCCCGACCGCTGGCTGTTGCTCGGGAGCTCCTTGACGGTGATCTGCCCGTAGTTCGACGGGTCCGACGAGACGGTGATGTAGGCACCGAGGATCGGCCGGTTGAGTCGGGTGAGCACAGAGGTGAGCTGGAACGATGCCTGCTTGCTCTCCGGATCCGAGGCCACGAAGTAGTACGGCGGCTGATCGAGTCCGCGCTGTTCTGCGTCGGGGCTCGTCGGATCGGAGGGCACCGACCAGAAATCGTTCGCCTGGAAGAACGTCCCCGGGGTGTCGACGTGGTAGCGCGTCAGGAGCGCCCGCTGGATCTTGAACAGATCTTCCGGGTATCGGACGTGCTCGCGCAGCGAGGTCTGCTTGTCGAACTCGGCACGCGAGGCGACGGAATCCGGGAACACCTTCATCCAGGTCTTGAGGACAGGGTCCTCGGTGTCGACCTCGTACAGCTGGACCTCACCGGTGTAGGCGTCGACCGTGGCCTTCACCGAGTTGCGAACGTACGACACGGTCTTGTTGACCTGCGTGCGTCCGGTCTGCCCGGGGTTGAGGTCCTGGGCGTCGGCGGTCGCGCTCTGCAGCGACATCGGCTGCGAGTACGGGAAGTTGTCGAGGGTGGTGTACCCGTCGACGATCCACTTGATCGAGCCGTCCTCCATGACCGCGGGATAGGTCTTGGAGTCGACGGTCAGCCACGGCGCGACCTGCTTGACGCGGTCCCGCGGATCGCGGTTGTAGATGATCTTCGACGCCGAGGTGATCTCCCCCGACAGCAGGAAGTTGCGCTCCGCGTACTTGCCCGCATAGAGCAGGCGGCTGAACCAGTTGCTCAGCGGGACGCCCGCCGGGCCCTGGTAGGTGTACTTGGCGTCGCCCATGTCGTGCTCGCGGGGCTCGCCGCCCTCGGAACCGACGATCGCGTAGTCGGGATCGATCTTGGCGAGCAGCTCACCGAAGTAGATGCGCGGCTGCGTCACCTTGATCGGGGCATCCCGCTTGTACTGCTCGGTCTGGTAGTTCGTGGTGTCGCTGACGTAGTAGAACGGGTCACCGCCACCGTCGATGTCGTTCTCGTCGACCGACTCGTTGACCCGGTTCGCCGGCGCGGCGACGAAGCCGTTGCCATGCGTGTAGACGAGGTGCTTGTTCAACCAGTTCTGCTGGTTCTCGAGGTAGCGGCTCGGGTCGAGCTCACGCACCGCGACGACGAAGTCGCGGAGTTCGCCGTCGATCTTGTAGCGGTCGACC
The sequence above is drawn from the Gordonia rubripertincta genome and encodes:
- a CDS encoding UPF0182 family protein → MPTLSRRSKIVIGLGVAVLVLLLIGPRLVGLATDWLWFRDVGYSSVFSTVVWTRVILFLATTLVVGLIVFGAVALAYRSRPVFVPTAGPNDPLARYRTAIMTKVRWFAVLPALIIGALAGLVAQGSWATVQMFLHGTSFGQKDPQFNLDIGFYAFDLPFYRFVLNLLFVVVVVAFLANLVTHYIFGGIRLGQGGGSVTMAARIQLAVLAGTFLLLKAAAYWLDRYNLLSSSRKSEIFPGASYTDINAVLPSKLILMAIAIICAVAFFAAVVLRDLRIPALATVLMLFSALLIGVGWPLTMEQFSVKPNAAQKEAEYIQRAINSTREAYGIGPDKVITQKDWTAQPATPALVNSDLPTLSNVRILDPNVVSPTFIQQQQRQNFYGFPTQLAVDRYKIDGELRDFVVAVRELDPSRYLENQQNWLNKHLVYTHGNGFVAAPANRVNESVDENDIDGGGDPFYYVSDTTNYQTEQYKRDAPIKVTQPRIYFGELLAKIDPDYAIVGSEGGEPREHDMGDAKYTYQGPAGVPLSNWFSRLLYAGKYAERNFLLSGEITSASKIIYNRDPRDRVKQVAPWLTVDSKTYPAVMEDGSIKWIVDGYTTLDNFPYSQPMSLQSATADAQDLNPGQTGRTQVNKTVSYVRNSVKATVDAYTGEVQLYEVDTEDPVLKTWMKVFPDSVASRAEFDKQTSLREHVRYPEDLFKIQRALLTRYHVDTPGTFFQANDFWSVPSDPTSPDAEQRGLDQPPYYFVASDPESKQASFQLTSVLTRLNRPILGAYITVSSDPSNYGQITVKELPSNSQRSGPKQAFNPMKTDGRVAESLKALENTAKVTFGNLLTLPVGDNGILYVVPMYAQAQGEEAFPRLFRVITRYEPKEREARIGYAPTTAEALRQVGITPAAGVVPGEQQSENEPDQSEQQGGTTNPQLPTPPQGGTPERDAAVKAIGDALGALRDAQTKGDFAGYGQALDQLNKAVAQYESLPEQN